Proteins encoded in a region of the Streptomyces violaceoruber genome:
- a CDS encoding discoidin domain-containing protein: MSRPRTPTSRLTPARRLTAPLTAGLLTLGALTALPAAQAHAAGSVVKVTGGQGDWQLTVDGSPYTVKGLTWGPSPADADRYLPDLASMGVNTIRTWGTDASSRPLLDSAAAHGVKVIAGFWLQPGGGPGSGGCVNYLTDTAYKDQMLAEFPRWVQEYKDHPGVLMWNVGNESVLGLQNCYGGDELERQRDAYTTFVNDVAKKIHAVDPNHPVTSTDAWVGAWPYYQKNAPDLDLYAVNSYDAVCDVRSAWEQGGYTKPYIVTESGPAGEWEVPDDANGVPEEPTDRAKAQGYTDAWNCVTGHRGVALGATLFHYGTEYDFGGIWFNLLPAGQKRLSYYAVKRAYGGDTSHDNTPPVVSGFGVEGDAGKVQAGKDLVLTVRATDPDGDPIAYEVLANSNYIDQSKQLTPLPVTDLGGGRLKVTAPERPGVWKLYVKATDGRGNVGVETLSARVVPPAVDGTNVALGKPVTASSFQPSYGDCPCTAANAVDGNPVTRWASDWSDPQWLQVDLGTRTGFRHVQLYWESSYAKAYTVQTSDDGQNWRTVSAVTDGNGGVDTLDVSGTGRYVRVNGTARGTGYGYSLYEFGVYA, from the coding sequence ATGAGCCGACCCCGCACCCCCACCAGCAGACTCACCCCCGCCCGCAGACTCACCGCCCCCCTGACGGCCGGCCTGCTCACGCTCGGCGCGCTCACCGCGCTGCCCGCCGCACAGGCGCACGCCGCCGGCAGCGTCGTGAAGGTCACCGGCGGCCAGGGCGACTGGCAGCTGACCGTGGACGGCAGCCCCTACACGGTCAAGGGCCTCACCTGGGGCCCGTCCCCCGCCGACGCCGACCGGTACCTGCCCGACCTGGCGTCCATGGGCGTCAACACCATCCGCACCTGGGGCACCGACGCGAGCAGCCGCCCCCTCCTCGACTCCGCCGCCGCCCACGGCGTCAAGGTCATCGCCGGCTTCTGGCTCCAGCCCGGCGGCGGCCCGGGCAGCGGCGGCTGTGTCAACTACCTCACCGACACCGCGTACAAGGACCAGATGCTCGCCGAGTTCCCGCGCTGGGTCCAGGAGTACAAGGACCACCCCGGCGTCCTGATGTGGAACGTCGGCAACGAGTCGGTGCTCGGCCTGCAGAACTGCTACGGCGGCGACGAGCTGGAGCGCCAGCGCGACGCCTACACCACGTTCGTCAACGACGTCGCCAAGAAGATCCACGCCGTCGACCCGAACCACCCGGTCACCTCCACCGACGCCTGGGTCGGCGCCTGGCCCTACTATCAGAAGAACGCCCCCGACCTGGACCTGTACGCCGTCAACTCCTACGACGCCGTGTGCGACGTGCGCTCCGCGTGGGAACAGGGCGGCTACACCAAGCCGTACATCGTCACCGAGTCCGGACCGGCCGGCGAGTGGGAGGTGCCGGACGACGCCAACGGCGTACCGGAGGAACCGACCGACCGGGCCAAGGCGCAGGGGTACACCGACGCGTGGAACTGCGTCACCGGGCACCGCGGCGTCGCCCTGGGCGCGACCCTGTTCCACTACGGCACCGAGTACGACTTCGGCGGCATCTGGTTCAACCTGCTGCCCGCGGGCCAGAAGCGGCTGTCGTACTACGCCGTGAAGCGGGCCTACGGCGGTGACACCTCGCACGACAACACCCCGCCGGTGGTGAGCGGCTTCGGCGTCGAGGGCGACGCGGGCAAGGTGCAGGCCGGCAAGGACCTGGTCCTCACGGTGCGCGCCACCGACCCGGACGGCGACCCGATCGCGTACGAGGTGCTGGCCAACAGCAACTACATCGACCAGAGCAAGCAGTTGACCCCCTTGCCCGTCACCGACCTGGGCGGTGGACGCCTCAAGGTCACCGCCCCCGAGCGGCCCGGCGTCTGGAAGCTGTACGTCAAGGCCACCGACGGCCGGGGCAACGTCGGCGTCGAGACCCTCTCGGCGCGGGTCGTGCCGCCCGCCGTCGACGGTACGAACGTCGCCCTCGGCAAACCGGTCACCGCGTCCTCCTTCCAGCCGAGTTACGGCGACTGCCCCTGCACCGCCGCCAACGCCGTGGACGGGAACCCGGTCACCCGGTGGGCCAGCGACTGGAGCGACCCGCAGTGGCTCCAGGTGGACCTCGGCACCCGCACCGGCTTCCGGCACGTCCAGCTGTACTGGGAGTCCTCCTACGCCAAGGCCTACACCGTCCAGACCTCGGACGACGGACAGAACTGGCGGACCGTGTCCGCGGTGACCGACGGCAACGGCGGCGTCGACACCCTCGACGTGTCCGGCACCGGCCGCTACGTACGCGTCAACGGCACCGCACGCGGCACGGGTTACGGCTACTCGCTGTACGAGTTCGGCGTCTACGCCTGA
- a CDS encoding DUF1996 domain-containing protein, which translates to MPRRSKVLSGTLVASALLLTSIGIGTVAANADTPAASAPARAAHTGHTMAVSTAASPEDPDGDGYIPANPPVTGVTPSTKEPPHRYFHEFQANCGVSHTAPDDPIVYAQQPGKSHDHTFMGNTATDAYSTTASLDAGSTTCLAPGDRSGYWMPTMYDGDRPVLPVGPQTIYYKAGVTDYTSVRPFPKGLRYVVASPMQSAQEFRDHPGFVEGWECGDSFFNVDFPTDCPERQDVQVNIRFQAPSCWDGRNLDTPDHKSHMAYPVVNPGTNNNICPADHPVALPMIEFKMAFPVNGDLSRVRLASGASYSFHYDFFNAWDEATLDAMVGHCIVGGLQCDARGYDQTHPEAGAALNEDYELP; encoded by the coding sequence ATGCCACGGAGATCGAAAGTTCTGTCCGGCACCCTCGTCGCGAGCGCGTTACTGCTGACCTCGATCGGCATCGGCACCGTCGCCGCCAACGCGGACACGCCCGCCGCGTCCGCCCCGGCCCGAGCCGCGCACACCGGGCACACCATGGCGGTCTCGACCGCCGCCTCGCCCGAGGACCCGGACGGCGACGGCTACATCCCCGCCAACCCGCCGGTCACCGGTGTCACCCCGTCCACGAAGGAGCCGCCGCACCGCTACTTCCACGAGTTCCAGGCCAACTGCGGGGTCAGCCACACGGCGCCCGACGACCCGATCGTCTACGCGCAGCAGCCGGGGAAGTCCCACGACCACACCTTCATGGGCAACACGGCGACCGACGCGTACAGCACCACCGCCTCGCTCGACGCCGGGTCCACCACCTGCCTGGCGCCCGGCGACCGCTCGGGCTACTGGATGCCGACCATGTACGACGGCGACCGTCCGGTGCTCCCGGTCGGCCCGCAGACCATCTACTACAAGGCCGGCGTCACCGACTACACCAGCGTGCGTCCCTTCCCGAAGGGCCTGCGCTACGTCGTCGCCAGCCCGATGCAGAGCGCGCAGGAGTTCCGCGACCACCCCGGGTTCGTCGAGGGCTGGGAGTGCGGCGACAGCTTCTTCAACGTCGACTTCCCCACCGACTGCCCCGAGCGCCAGGACGTCCAGGTCAACATCCGCTTCCAGGCGCCCAGCTGCTGGGACGGCAGGAACCTGGACACACCGGACCACAAGAGCCACATGGCGTATCCGGTGGTCAACCCCGGGACCAACAACAACATCTGCCCGGCCGACCACCCGGTCGCCCTGCCGATGATCGAGTTCAAGATGGCGTTCCCGGTCAACGGCGACCTCTCCCGGGTCCGGCTGGCCAGTGGCGCGAGCTACTCGTTCCACTACGACTTCTTCAACGCCTGGGACGAGGCGACCCTGGACGCCATGGTCGGCCACTGCATCGTCGGCGGGCTGCAGTGCGACGCGCGCGGCTACGACCAGACCCACCCGGAGGCCGGAGCGGCACTCAACGAGGACTACGAGCTGCCCTGA
- a CDS encoding coagulation factor 5/8 type domain-containing protein: MPSSPTPSPTPSGAPEPSGVRRRSLLAAAAAAPVLASLAGAGTAAADSPGGPRALPGGGDLGPNVIVFDPSTANIQGRLDEIFKQQESAQFGTGRYALLFKPGTYNGLNAQLGFYTSIAGLGLSPDDTTINGDVTVDAGWFDGNATQNFWRSAENLALVPVSGTNRWAVSQAAPFRRMHVRGDLNLAPDGYGWASGGYIADSRIDGTVGPYSQQQWYTRDSSVGGWLNAVWNMVFSGVEGAPAQSFPEPPYTTLETTPVSREKPFLYLDGDEYRVFLPEKRTDARGVSWGSGTPRGTSLPLSRFYVARPDDSAATLNQALEEGLHLLLTPGVYRLDRTVDVQRAGTVVLGLGYATLIPDNGVTALKVADVDGVRLAGFLVDAGPVNSATLLEVGPEGASADHSANPTTVQDVFVRIGGAGPGKATTSLVVNSRHTIVDHTWVWRADHGDGVGWETNRADYGVVVNGDDVLITGLFVEHFNKYDVQWNGERGRTVFFQNEKAYDAPDQAAIQNGSVKGYAAYKVGDDVTEHEGWGLGSYCYYNVNPSIVQHHGFAAPNRSGVRFHGLLVVSLGGNGQYECVINDTGSPTSGTDTVPSKVVQYP; the protein is encoded by the coding sequence ATGCCGTCTTCCCCCACGCCCTCCCCCACACCGTCCGGTGCGCCCGAGCCCTCCGGGGTGCGGCGCCGCAGCCTCCTCGCGGCAGCCGCCGCGGCACCCGTGCTGGCCTCACTCGCCGGCGCGGGAACCGCCGCCGCCGACTCCCCCGGCGGTCCTCGTGCCCTGCCCGGCGGTGGCGACCTCGGGCCGAACGTCATCGTCTTCGACCCGTCCACGGCGAACATCCAGGGCAGACTGGACGAGATCTTCAAGCAGCAGGAGTCCGCCCAGTTCGGCACGGGGCGCTACGCGCTGCTGTTCAAACCCGGCACCTACAACGGGCTCAACGCGCAGCTCGGCTTCTACACCTCGATCGCCGGCCTCGGCCTCTCCCCCGACGACACCACCATCAACGGCGACGTCACGGTCGACGCCGGCTGGTTCGACGGCAACGCCACGCAGAACTTCTGGCGTTCGGCGGAGAATCTCGCGCTGGTCCCGGTCAGCGGCACCAACCGCTGGGCGGTCTCGCAGGCCGCGCCCTTCCGGCGCATGCACGTGCGCGGCGACCTCAACCTCGCCCCCGACGGCTACGGCTGGGCCAGCGGCGGCTACATCGCCGACAGCCGGATCGACGGCACGGTCGGCCCGTACTCCCAGCAGCAGTGGTACACCCGGGACAGTTCGGTCGGCGGCTGGCTCAACGCCGTGTGGAACATGGTGTTCTCCGGCGTGGAGGGCGCGCCCGCGCAGAGCTTCCCCGAACCGCCGTACACCACGCTGGAGACGACGCCCGTCTCCCGGGAGAAGCCGTTCCTGTACCTCGACGGCGACGAGTACCGCGTGTTCCTGCCGGAGAAGCGCACCGACGCCCGCGGCGTCTCCTGGGGCAGCGGCACCCCGCGCGGCACCTCGCTCCCGCTGTCCCGGTTCTACGTGGCCCGGCCCGACGACTCGGCGGCCACCCTCAACCAGGCGCTGGAGGAGGGCCTGCACCTGCTGCTGACCCCGGGTGTCTACCGCCTCGACCGGACCGTGGACGTGCAGCGCGCGGGCACGGTCGTCCTGGGCCTGGGCTACGCCACCCTCATCCCCGACAACGGCGTGACCGCCCTGAAGGTGGCCGACGTGGACGGCGTACGTCTCGCCGGATTCCTCGTGGACGCCGGTCCCGTCAACTCCGCGACCCTGCTGGAGGTCGGGCCCGAGGGGGCGTCCGCGGACCACTCGGCCAACCCGACGACCGTGCAGGACGTGTTCGTCCGGATCGGCGGCGCGGGCCCCGGCAAGGCGACCACGAGCCTGGTCGTCAACAGCCGGCACACCATCGTCGACCACACCTGGGTGTGGCGCGCCGACCACGGCGACGGCGTCGGCTGGGAGACCAACCGCGCCGACTACGGCGTGGTCGTCAACGGCGACGACGTACTGATCACCGGTCTGTTCGTCGAGCACTTCAACAAGTACGACGTGCAGTGGAACGGCGAGCGCGGCCGCACCGTCTTCTTCCAGAACGAGAAGGCGTACGACGCCCCGGACCAGGCCGCGATCCAGAACGGCTCGGTCAAGGGCTATGCCGCCTACAAGGTCGGCGACGACGTCACCGAGCACGAGGGCTGGGGCCTGGGCAGCTACTGCTACTACAACGTGAACCCGTCCATCGTGCAGCACCACGGCTTCGCCGCGCCGAACCGTTCCGGGGTGCGCTTCCACGGGCTGCTCGTGGTGTCGCTCGGCGGCAACGGGCAGTACGAGTGCGTCATCAACGACACCGGTTCACCCACGTCGGGGACGGACACGGTGCCGTCGAAGGTGGTGCAGTACCCCTGA
- a CDS encoding S1 family peptidase, with protein MSSIRRSRSAVLGAVLTAGSLALSTAAAVAVTGGTPVADSDTTHAYTAQITVGAHDRGCSAVLVDAEWLLTAASCFAEDPAASLAVPAGVPAKATTAVIGRSDLSGTQGAERRVVEIVPRTDRDVVLARLNRPVTNVTPAQLATTAPTAGAELTFAGYGRTDTVWAPLQLHTGTYTVDSTAATSAGVTGKDGAAACMGDTGGPVVSGGKLVGLNSQSFQGGCLGVDETQTSTAGVIARVDDLASWIDEKAGATRIVDFNGDAVEDIAIGDPMATVGGDTTAGLVRVVHGGGKGVAEITQDLDWVTGGAEAGDHFGNHLATVDYNEDGYTDLVVTASEENVGSAVDAGFFDILFGGKNGLGSGPASRHFEQGSGNGSIGSAAPETGDRMGASLAAGTTAAGEPWILVGAPGEALGSLTKAGGAFYVHGDTSISINQDSSNVPGAAEANDAFGTSVTGDSNFIAIGAPGDAIGGDANAGNLAVFSHKLDADGRPTVVAGMDQDNEKISGSAEAGDKFGQALALVAYRPSGAATATDSILAIGSPGEALAAETGAEQQAGAGNVMLVHLAADGSWDYLHALNQGSSTDDRSGTIEAGDSVGASLSAVNTAPRAVGSADTLKVAVGAPGEDLAGAADAGAIHTFSLMGSAGANDLWIEAGDGDGVPGTPGAGEKLGTSIHFTPRNLYAGMPYGPAATGALHVLPYPNVVPGGTSRPATTYQPGQGGLPANGNYFGYAAR; from the coding sequence ATGTCTTCCATCAGACGTTCCCGGTCGGCCGTGCTCGGCGCGGTCCTGACCGCCGGGTCGCTGGCACTGAGCACGGCGGCCGCCGTCGCCGTCACCGGCGGCACGCCGGTCGCCGACTCGGACACCACCCACGCCTACACCGCGCAGATCACCGTCGGCGCCCACGACCGCGGCTGCTCCGCGGTGCTCGTCGACGCCGAATGGCTGCTCACCGCGGCCAGCTGCTTCGCCGAGGACCCGGCCGCCTCGCTCGCCGTACCGGCCGGTGTCCCCGCCAAGGCGACCACCGCCGTCATCGGCCGCTCCGACCTCTCCGGCACGCAGGGCGCCGAGCGCCGCGTCGTGGAGATCGTGCCGCGTACGGACCGCGATGTGGTCCTGGCCCGCCTCAACCGGCCCGTCACCAACGTGACCCCGGCCCAGCTCGCCACCACCGCGCCCACCGCCGGCGCGGAGCTGACGTTCGCCGGATACGGCCGTACGGACACCGTCTGGGCGCCGCTCCAGCTGCACACCGGCACCTACACCGTCGACTCCACGGCGGCCACGTCCGCGGGGGTCACCGGCAAGGACGGCGCGGCCGCCTGCATGGGCGACACCGGCGGCCCGGTCGTCTCCGGCGGCAAGCTCGTCGGCCTCAACAGCCAGTCCTTCCAGGGCGGCTGCCTCGGCGTCGACGAGACCCAGACCTCCACCGCGGGCGTCATCGCGCGCGTCGACGACCTCGCCTCCTGGATCGACGAGAAGGCCGGCGCCACCCGCATCGTCGACTTCAACGGCGACGCCGTCGAGGACATCGCCATCGGCGACCCGATGGCCACGGTCGGCGGTGACACCACCGCGGGTCTCGTCCGTGTCGTCCACGGCGGCGGCAAGGGCGTCGCCGAGATCACCCAGGACCTCGACTGGGTGACCGGCGGCGCCGAGGCCGGGGACCACTTCGGCAACCACCTCGCGACCGTCGACTACAACGAGGACGGCTACACCGACCTCGTCGTCACCGCGTCCGAGGAGAACGTCGGCAGCGCGGTCGACGCCGGCTTCTTCGACATCCTGTTCGGTGGCAAGAACGGCCTCGGCAGCGGCCCGGCCTCCCGCCACTTCGAGCAGGGCTCGGGCAACGGTTCCATCGGCAGCGCCGCGCCCGAGACCGGCGACCGGATGGGCGCCTCCCTCGCGGCGGGCACCACCGCCGCGGGCGAGCCGTGGATCCTGGTCGGCGCGCCGGGCGAGGCGCTCGGCTCGCTCACCAAGGCGGGCGGCGCCTTCTACGTGCACGGCGACACCAGCATCAGCATCAACCAGGACTCCTCGAACGTCCCCGGTGCGGCCGAGGCGAACGACGCCTTCGGCACGTCCGTCACGGGCGACTCCAACTTCATCGCCATCGGCGCCCCCGGTGACGCCATCGGCGGCGACGCGAACGCCGGCAACCTGGCCGTGTTCAGCCACAAGCTGGACGCCGACGGTCGGCCCACCGTGGTCGCCGGTATGGACCAGGACAACGAGAAGATCAGCGGCAGCGCCGAGGCCGGTGACAAGTTCGGTCAGGCCCTCGCGCTGGTCGCCTACCGCCCGTCCGGTGCGGCCACGGCCACCGACTCGATCCTCGCGATCGGCTCGCCCGGGGAGGCCCTGGCGGCCGAGACCGGCGCCGAGCAGCAGGCGGGCGCGGGCAACGTCATGCTCGTGCACCTCGCGGCCGACGGCAGCTGGGACTACCTGCACGCGCTCAACCAGGGCTCCAGCACCGACGACCGCTCCGGCACGATCGAGGCCGGCGACTCCGTGGGCGCCTCCCTCAGCGCGGTCAACACCGCACCGCGGGCGGTCGGTTCGGCCGACACCCTGAAGGTCGCCGTGGGCGCCCCGGGTGAGGACCTCGCGGGTGCCGCCGACGCCGGCGCCATCCACACCTTCTCGCTGATGGGCTCGGCAGGCGCCAACGACCTGTGGATCGAGGCCGGCGACGGGGACGGCGTCCCCGGGACCCCGGGCGCGGGCGAGAAGCTGGGCACCAGCATCCACTTCACCCCCCGCAACCTCTACGCCGGTATGCCCTACGGGCCCGCCGCCACCGGGGCCCTGCACGTCCTGCCCTACCCGAACGTCGTGCCGGGCGGTACGAGCCGCCCCGCGACCACGTACCAGCCGGGCCAGGGCGGACTCCCGGCCAACGGCAACTACTTCGGGTACGCGGCGCGGTAG
- the fusA gene encoding elongation factor G yields the protein MRTNPLTTVRNLGILAHVDAGKTTVTERILYLTGTTHKRGEVHDGTTVTDFDPQERDRGITIFAAAVSCAWAGHRINLIDTPGHVDFADEVERSLRVLDGAVAVFDAVAGVEPQSESVWRQADRHGVPRIAFVNKMDRAGADLDAAVASIRERLHPVPLVVQLPIGTEDGFTGVVDLPRMRALVWADGADAAEEGPVPGTLREEAARRRRVLEEAVAERHPGALEEFCDRETLTAATLTGALRDLTRTGDGVVVLCGSAYRNRGVEPLLDAVVAYLPSPLDVPPVRGTHDGAERERPADPAAPMAALAFKVNATPTGRLTYLRVYSGTIGKGDTVWDAGTRRTERIGRILRVRADRHDPLERAVAGDIVAVVGLKTARAGSTLCAPGAPLLLEPPGVAEPVVHVAVEARRSTETDRLAAALARLTEEDPSLAVRTDPETAQTVLSGMGELHLEVAVERVRREYGLEVTVGRPGVAYRETVGEGVTGFVHRHVKQDGGSGQFAHIVLDVEPWEQDADGDGAGGGFVFRSTVVGGRVPQEYVRAVEAGCRDALAEGPLGGHPVTGLRVTLTDGQTHVKDSSDTAFRTAGRFGLRDALRASGMILLEPVVEVTVTVPEDGVGGVLGDLAARRGRVTGSDPRGGAVVVTATVPLAELFGYATRLRSRTQGRGTFTARPTGYAPAPAAVVR from the coding sequence ATGCGCACCAACCCGCTCACCACCGTCCGCAACCTGGGCATCCTCGCCCATGTCGACGCCGGGAAGACCACCGTCACCGAGCGGATCCTCTACCTCACCGGTACCACCCACAAGCGCGGCGAGGTCCACGACGGCACCACCGTCACCGACTTCGACCCGCAGGAACGCGACCGCGGCATCACCATCTTCGCCGCGGCCGTCAGCTGCGCCTGGGCGGGCCACCGGATCAATCTCATCGACACCCCGGGGCACGTCGACTTCGCCGACGAGGTCGAACGCTCCCTGCGCGTGCTGGACGGCGCGGTCGCCGTGTTCGACGCGGTGGCGGGCGTGGAGCCGCAGAGCGAGTCCGTGTGGCGGCAGGCGGACCGGCACGGCGTGCCCAGGATCGCGTTCGTCAACAAGATGGACCGGGCGGGCGCCGACCTCGACGCCGCCGTCGCCTCGATCCGCGAGCGGCTGCACCCCGTACCCCTGGTCGTGCAGCTGCCCATCGGCACGGAGGACGGCTTCACCGGCGTCGTCGACCTGCCGCGCATGCGCGCCCTCGTATGGGCCGACGGCGCGGACGCGGCCGAGGAGGGTCCGGTGCCCGGGACGCTGCGCGAGGAGGCCGCCCGCAGGCGGCGGGTGCTGGAGGAGGCGGTCGCCGAACGCCACCCGGGCGCGCTGGAGGAGTTCTGCGACCGGGAGACGCTCACCGCGGCCACCCTCACCGGCGCCCTGCGCGACCTGACGCGCACCGGCGACGGCGTGGTCGTGCTGTGCGGCTCCGCCTACCGCAACCGCGGCGTCGAACCGCTGCTGGACGCCGTGGTGGCGTATCTGCCCTCGCCGCTGGACGTGCCCCCGGTGCGCGGCACCCACGACGGCGCCGAGCGGGAGCGGCCCGCCGACCCGGCGGCGCCGATGGCGGCACTGGCGTTCAAGGTGAACGCCACGCCGACGGGACGGCTGACGTACCTGAGGGTCTACTCGGGCACGATCGGGAAGGGAGACACCGTGTGGGACGCGGGCACGCGCCGCACCGAGCGCATCGGCCGCATCCTGCGGGTACGGGCCGACCGGCACGACCCGCTGGAGCGCGCGGTCGCCGGGGACATCGTCGCCGTGGTCGGGCTGAAGACGGCCCGCGCCGGCTCGACCCTGTGCGCACCGGGCGCCCCACTGCTCCTGGAACCCCCGGGCGTGGCCGAACCGGTGGTGCACGTGGCCGTGGAGGCCCGGCGTTCCACCGAGACCGACCGGCTGGCCGCCGCGCTCGCCCGGCTGACCGAGGAGGACCCCTCCCTGGCCGTCCGGACCGACCCGGAGACCGCGCAGACCGTGCTGTCCGGCATGGGCGAACTGCACCTGGAGGTCGCGGTGGAGCGCGTGCGGCGCGAGTACGGGCTGGAGGTCACGGTCGGGCGCCCCGGCGTGGCGTACCGCGAGACGGTCGGCGAGGGCGTCACCGGCTTCGTCCACCGGCACGTCAAACAGGACGGCGGCTCCGGGCAGTTCGCGCACATCGTGCTCGACGTCGAGCCCTGGGAGCAGGACGCGGACGGGGACGGTGCGGGCGGCGGTTTCGTGTTCCGTTCGACGGTCGTCGGCGGACGCGTGCCGCAGGAGTACGTCCGGGCCGTCGAAGCGGGCTGCCGGGACGCCCTCGCCGAGGGTCCGCTGGGCGGCCACCCGGTGACCGGCCTCCGGGTCACGCTGACCGACGGCCAGACGCACGTGAAGGACTCCTCGGACACGGCCTTCCGCACCGCCGGCCGGTTCGGTCTCCGCGACGCCCTGCGCGCCTCGGGGATGATCCTGCTCGAACCGGTCGTGGAGGTCACGGTCACCGTGCCCGAGGACGGTGTCGGCGGCGTGCTCGGTGACCTCGCCGCGCGCCGCGGCCGGGTCACCGGTTCCGACCCGCGGGGCGGTGCGGTGGTCGTCACGGCCACGGTCCCGCTGGCCGAGCTGTTCGGCTACGCGACCCGGCTGCGCAGCCGCACCCAGGGCCGGGGCACCTTCACCGCCCGGCCCACCGGTTACGCGCCGGCCCCCGCGGCGGTCGTGCGGTAG
- a CDS encoding DUF2254 domain-containing protein gives MSDWMVTQGPLPRRRPRVLSPLREHLRDTFWFAPTAAMAGVLVVWLVAQELDAALVRSLQDDGDYDTLAELLRFADDAKTVVSAVGSAMMTFIGVVFSISLVAVQMASGQFTPRVVRLFVRSRITKATFAVFLATFVLTLLVLTSYDSNPDPRAATSVPLVQSVLTLVMVALSLLLFVMYVNATLRLMRVSHVIARIAAESFRVAALMPVPAHGGEAPGLGPVTAWIAHDGQGGVLRDVHIARLVRVARGHGVVLRLVPRIGDFLVPGTPVLAVHGGAAPPRRALRYALSVGVERTFHQDLAFGLRQLSDIGLRALSPAVNDPTTAVQALDRVVQILATLSRRPLDAAVHRDRRGALRLVQPVPGWAELVDLGFAEVRACATGSPQVTRRLMAGLDDLLLLVPPERRAPLLRHRELLRQAVERTAPTAAERVFALRPDRQGIG, from the coding sequence ATGAGTGACTGGATGGTTACGCAGGGCCCGCTCCCGCGTCGTCGGCCGCGGGTGTTGTCGCCGCTCCGGGAGCATCTGCGGGACACGTTCTGGTTCGCGCCCACCGCGGCGATGGCGGGTGTCCTCGTGGTCTGGCTGGTGGCTCAGGAGCTCGACGCGGCCCTCGTCCGTTCGCTCCAGGACGACGGCGACTACGACACGCTCGCCGAGCTGCTGCGTTTCGCGGACGACGCGAAGACGGTGGTCTCGGCGGTCGGCTCGGCGATGATGACCTTCATCGGTGTGGTGTTCAGCATCTCCCTGGTCGCGGTGCAGATGGCGAGCGGGCAGTTCACCCCGCGGGTGGTGCGGCTCTTCGTCCGCAGCCGGATCACCAAGGCGACCTTCGCCGTCTTCCTCGCCACCTTCGTCCTGACGCTGCTGGTGCTGACCAGCTACGACAGCAATCCCGACCCGCGCGCCGCCACGTCCGTCCCGCTGGTGCAGTCGGTGCTCACCCTGGTCATGGTCGCGTTGAGCCTGCTGCTCTTCGTGATGTACGTGAACGCCACCCTGCGCCTGATGCGGGTCAGCCATGTGATCGCCCGCATCGCCGCCGAGTCCTTCCGGGTGGCGGCGCTGATGCCGGTGCCGGCGCACGGCGGCGAGGCGCCCGGGCTCGGGCCCGTGACGGCGTGGATCGCCCACGACGGGCAGGGCGGCGTACTGCGCGACGTGCACATCGCCCGGCTGGTGCGGGTGGCCCGGGGACACGGGGTGGTGCTGCGGCTGGTCCCGCGGATCGGCGACTTCCTGGTGCCGGGCACACCGGTCCTGGCGGTGCACGGCGGGGCGGCCCCGCCGCGCCGGGCGCTGCGCTACGCCCTCTCCGTCGGGGTCGAGCGCACCTTCCACCAGGACCTGGCGTTCGGGCTGCGCCAGCTGTCCGACATCGGGCTGCGTGCCCTGTCGCCCGCGGTCAACGATCCGACGACCGCCGTGCAGGCGCTGGACCGGGTCGTGCAGATCCTGGCCACGCTGTCCCGGCGGCCGCTGGACGCCGCTGTGCACCGGGACCGCCGCGGCGCGCTCCGGCTGGTGCAGCCCGTACCCGGCTGGGCGGAGCTGGTGGACCTCGGGTTCGCCGAGGTCCGCGCCTGCGCCACCGGTTCGCCGCAGGTCACCCGGCGCCTGATGGCCGGTCTCGACGACCTGCTGCTGCTCGTGCCGCCGGAGCGGCGCGCACCGCTGCTGCGTCACCGCGAGCTGCTGCGGCAGGCCGTCGAGCGGACCGCGCCGACCGCGGCGGAGCGGGTCTTCGCCCTGCGGCCGGACCGCCAGGGCATCGGCTGA